The following are from one region of the Arachis duranensis cultivar V14167 chromosome 10, aradu.V14167.gnm2.J7QH, whole genome shotgun sequence genome:
- the LOC110276593 gene encoding protein NOI4-like has translation MATNGNNNHQHYDEQEGKPLPKFGEWDVNDPASAEGFTVIFNKARDEKKTGGASGRHNSRRFDSKSKRKQDQQKTGLKKWFCFGP, from the exons ATGGCTACG AATGGTAATAATAATCATCAGCATTATGATGAGCAAGAAGGAAAGCCTCTTCCAAAGTTTGGTGAATGGGATGTGAATGATCCGGCTTCTGCAGAAGGATTCACTGTTATATTCAATAAGGCCAGAGATGAGAAGAAAACTGGTGGAGCTTCTGGAAGACACAATTCTAGAAGATTCGATTCCAAATCAAAGCGCAAACAGGATCAACAAAAGACTGGCCTT AAAAAGTGGTTCTGCTTTGGACCTTAA